In a genomic window of Bradyrhizobium ontarionense:
- the ftsA gene encoding cell division protein FtsA — MTGFDRQTPKTRPMAHKRTALVASLDVGTSKIACMIARLRPAPPSDALRGRSHAVELIGYSQIQSRGVKAGAVVDPVECEQAVRQAVALAERMAKVRVESVLLPVAGGRVMGHLIEATSDIRGGAVTQADVSRVTSTGMHHATGDGRAVLHALPVGYTLDGVKGIRDPRGMLARQFGVDMNVVTTDATVAKNLMLVVERCHLNVEAMAASPYVAGLSVLTDDEADLGAAVVEMGAGTTTIAIYSGGRFVHASGFALGGHHVTMDLARGLSACIADAERIKTLYGTVLTGGSDARELMSVPTAGDNERDVPQIVSRATIANIVRHRAEEIFEMVRDRLKDSPFAAEPKARVVLSGGASQLTGLVELATRILGRPVRVGRPLGFGRLPNEAKNAAFAVPTGLLVYPQYAHLEHVEPRHTRQVGTGTDGYFGKVGRWLREGF, encoded by the coding sequence ATGACCGGCTTCGATCGCCAGACCCCGAAGACGCGGCCGATGGCGCACAAGCGCACCGCGCTGGTCGCCTCGCTCGACGTCGGCACCAGCAAGATCGCCTGCATGATCGCGCGGCTGCGCCCGGCGCCGCCGAGCGACGCGCTGCGCGGCCGCAGCCATGCGGTCGAACTGATCGGCTACAGCCAGATCCAGTCCCGCGGCGTCAAGGCCGGGGCCGTGGTCGACCCGGTCGAATGCGAGCAGGCCGTCCGCCAGGCGGTCGCATTGGCTGAGCGCATGGCGAAGGTGCGGGTCGAATCCGTCCTGCTGCCGGTCGCCGGCGGCCGCGTGATGGGCCACCTGATCGAGGCGACATCGGACATTCGCGGCGGCGCAGTTACCCAGGCCGACGTCAGCCGCGTGACCTCGACCGGCATGCACCACGCCACCGGCGACGGGCGGGCGGTGCTGCATGCCTTGCCGGTCGGCTACACGCTCGACGGGGTGAAGGGCATCCGCGATCCCCGCGGCATGCTGGCCCGGCAGTTCGGCGTCGACATGAACGTGGTCACGACCGACGCCACCGTGGCCAAGAACCTGATGCTCGTGGTCGAGCGCTGCCATCTCAACGTCGAGGCGATGGCTGCGAGCCCGTATGTTGCCGGGTTGTCGGTGCTGACCGACGACGAGGCGGATCTCGGTGCGGCCGTGGTCGAGATGGGGGCGGGCACCACGACGATCGCGATCTATTCCGGCGGTCGCTTCGTGCATGCCTCCGGCTTTGCGCTCGGCGGGCATCACGTGACCATGGATCTTGCGCGCGGACTATCAGCGTGCATTGCAGATGCCGAGCGAATCAAGACGTTATATGGCACGGTGCTGACTGGCGGGTCCGACGCGCGTGAGTTGATGTCTGTTCCGACGGCCGGTGACAACGAGCGGGATGTTCCGCAGATCGTGTCCCGCGCCACCATCGCGAACATCGTCAGGCACCGCGCAGAGGAGATTTTTGAAATGGTCCGCGACCGGCTGAAGGATTCGCCCTTTGCGGCAGAACCCAAGGCGCGCGTCGTCCTCAGCGGCGGGGCTTCGCAACTGACGGGGCTCGTCGAGCTCGCGACGCGGATCCTCGGTCGCCCGGTGCGTGTCGGCCGTCCACTCGGCTTTGGCCGTCTCCCCAACGAGGCGAAGAATGCCGCCTTCGCGGTGCCGACGGGACTCCTGGTCTATCCGCAATACGCGCACCTCGAACACGTCGAACCGCGGCATACGCGGCAGGTCGGGACAGGAACCGACGGCTATTTCGGAAAGGTCGGACGATGGCTACGCGAGGGCTTCTGA
- a CDS encoding D-alanine--D-alanine ligase family protein, which produces MRITILFGGSNKERLVSVASAKALHAALPEADLWFWEADDTVHQASGKALAAHAKPFEEPFTADGAGIGSLGEALDRARAEVRLLVLGLHGGRAENGELQVMCETRGVPFTGSGSAASHLAFDKVAAKRFAVLGGVTAAEGVALEHAEAALARYGKLIAKPVKDGSSFGLIFVNAGQDLVAVRSAAATDEYLIEPFVTGTEATCGVLEQSDGSLIALPPIEILPADGAFDYFAKYLAAATKEICPGRFSPEITVALQSEAIKAHRALSCGGYSRTDFIVSADGPVYLETNTLPGLTAASLYPKALTAQGISFVDFLQQQIALAERRVRR; this is translated from the coding sequence ATGCGCATCACGATTCTGTTCGGCGGATCCAACAAGGAACGACTCGTCTCGGTCGCGAGCGCGAAAGCGCTGCATGCGGCGCTGCCCGAGGCGGACCTCTGGTTCTGGGAGGCCGACGACACGGTGCATCAGGCGAGCGGCAAGGCGCTGGCTGCGCATGCCAAGCCGTTCGAGGAGCCGTTCACCGCCGACGGCGCCGGCATCGGGAGCCTCGGCGAGGCGCTCGATCGTGCCCGAGCCGAGGTGAGACTCCTGGTGCTCGGTCTCCATGGCGGCCGGGCGGAGAACGGCGAACTTCAAGTGATGTGCGAGACTCGCGGCGTGCCATTCACCGGATCGGGGTCGGCCGCCTCGCATCTTGCCTTCGACAAGGTTGCGGCCAAGCGCTTTGCCGTGCTCGGCGGTGTGACCGCTGCAGAGGGCGTCGCGCTGGAGCACGCCGAAGCGGCGCTCGCACGCTACGGCAAGCTGATCGCCAAGCCGGTCAAGGACGGCTCCAGCTTCGGGCTCATCTTCGTCAACGCCGGGCAGGACCTCGTCGCCGTTCGCAGCGCGGCCGCGACCGATGAGTATCTGATCGAGCCGTTTGTCACCGGGACGGAGGCAACCTGCGGCGTGCTCGAACAGTCCGATGGATCATTGATCGCGCTGCCGCCGATCGAGATCCTGCCGGCCGACGGCGCGTTCGATTATTTTGCGAAGTATCTCGCCGCGGCCACCAAGGAGATCTGCCCGGGCCGCTTCAGCCCGGAGATCACGGTGGCGCTGCAGTCGGAGGCGATCAAGGCGCATCGGGCGCTGTCCTGCGGTGGCTATTCGCGCACCGACTTCATCGTCTCGGCCGACGGCCCCGTCTATCTCGAGACCAATACGCTGCCCGGGCTCACCGCCGCCTCGCTCTACCCCAAGGCTTTGACGGCGCAGGGCATCTCCTTCGTCGATTTCCTGCAGCAGCAGATCGCCTTGGCCGAGCGCCGGGTCCGCAGATAG
- a CDS encoding cell division protein FtsQ/DivIB, with protein sequence MDGAGRLARSQRPEADLKAAALGAVILLREYVSARLPRVRVARGGSRRHANRLTRPTAKTVQAALAPMAEREAPPRVVEFVERYVPRRLGTVATVALLFGSVWLGIVKGGHAQDVSAALSDTRNALANAAGFRITAVAINGRKQLTQDEVLATGGVTGRSSLLFLDAAAVRDKLKANPWIADATVQKFFPSQLQIDIVERKAFALWQQDGRLSVIADDGAVLEPYVSRPFLTLPLVVGKGAESRARDFLALLARYPQVRAVTKAAVFVGERRWNLRTKDGLDIRLPENDVGNALASLSRLDQEDKLFSRDIVAIDMRLPDRLTVQLSDDAAKAREDLFKDKAKAKKKAGDA encoded by the coding sequence ATGGATGGTGCAGGACGCCTCGCTCGATCGCAGAGGCCTGAAGCTGACCTGAAAGCCGCTGCCCTTGGCGCGGTGATCCTGCTGCGCGAGTATGTCTCAGCCCGTCTTCCGCGCGTCAGAGTCGCTCGGGGCGGCTCGCGCCGGCACGCGAACAGATTGACCAGGCCTACTGCGAAAACCGTGCAGGCCGCGCTCGCGCCGATGGCCGAGCGCGAGGCGCCGCCGCGCGTGGTCGAATTCGTCGAACGCTATGTGCCGCGTCGTCTCGGCACGGTTGCGACCGTGGCCCTGCTGTTCGGCAGCGTCTGGCTCGGGATCGTCAAGGGCGGGCACGCCCAGGACGTCAGTGCCGCGTTGTCGGACACCCGCAACGCGCTGGCAAATGCCGCGGGCTTCCGCATCACCGCGGTCGCCATCAATGGGCGCAAGCAGCTGACCCAGGACGAGGTGCTTGCGACCGGGGGCGTCACCGGCCGATCGTCGTTGCTGTTCCTCGATGCGGCCGCCGTTCGCGACAAGCTGAAGGCCAATCCCTGGATCGCCGACGCGACGGTGCAGAAATTCTTCCCCAGCCAGCTGCAGATCGACATCGTCGAACGCAAGGCGTTTGCGCTATGGCAGCAGGACGGCCGTCTCTCGGTCATCGCCGATGATGGCGCCGTGCTCGAGCCTTACGTGTCGCGCCCGTTCCTGACCCTGCCGCTCGTGGTGGGGAAGGGCGCCGAGAGCCGCGCGCGCGACTTCCTGGCGTTGCTCGCGCGTTATCCGCAGGTGCGCGCCGTGACCAAGGCGGCGGTTTTCGTCGGTGAGCGGCGCTGGAACCTGCGCACCAAGGACGGCCTCGACATCCGCCTGCCCGAGAACGACGTCGGCAACGCGCTGGCTTCACTCAGCCGACTCGATCAGGAGGACAAGCTGTTCTCGCGTGACATCGTCGCCATCGACATGCGGCTGCCCGATCGCCTGACCGTGCAATTATCCGATGACGCCGCAAAGGCCCGCGAGGATCTGTTCAAGGACAAGGCGAAGGCCAAGAAGAAGGCCGGTGACGCATGA
- a CDS encoding outer membrane protein assembly factor BamD, producing MSIQRLTREFRRPAASIGRLRLAGSLVLLALPLSGCGTGGLWDKFMAKDDTFVDEPADKLYNEGLYLMNEKKDVKGATKKFEEVDRQHPYSDWARKSLLMSAYASYQAADYDGCIGAATRYVTLHPGSPDAAYAQYLIAASHYDQIPDISRDQGRTEKAIASLEEVVRKYPNSEYATNAKAKMEGARDQLAGKEMDVGRYYMQKRDYTAAINRFKTVVTQYQTTRHVEEALFRLTEAYMAIGIVGEAQTAAAVLGHNFPDSRWYKDAYGLVKSGGVEPEENKGSYISRAFKKLGLG from the coding sequence ATGTCGATACAGCGTCTCACGCGCGAATTTCGTCGCCCCGCAGCGAGCATCGGCCGGCTTCGCCTTGCCGGCTCACTCGTCCTGCTCGCGCTGCCCTTGAGTGGCTGCGGCACGGGCGGGCTCTGGGACAAGTTCATGGCCAAGGACGACACGTTCGTCGATGAGCCCGCGGACAAGCTCTATAACGAGGGCTTGTACCTGATGAACGAGAAGAAGGACGTCAAAGGCGCGACCAAGAAGTTCGAGGAGGTCGATCGCCAGCATCCTTATTCGGATTGGGCCCGCAAATCGCTGCTGATGTCGGCTTACGCCTCCTACCAGGCCGCTGACTATGATGGCTGCATCGGCGCCGCCACCCGCTACGTGACCCTGCATCCGGGCAGCCCGGACGCCGCCTACGCGCAATACCTGATTGCCGCGTCGCATTACGACCAGATTCCCGATATCAGCCGCGACCAGGGCCGCACCGAGAAGGCCATCGCCTCCCTGGAAGAGGTGGTGCGCAAATATCCGAACTCCGAATACGCCACCAATGCCAAGGCCAAGATGGAGGGCGCCCGCGATCAGCTCGCCGGCAAGGAGATGGATGTCGGCCGGTACTACATGCAGAAGCGGGACTACACGGCGGCCATCAACCGCTTCAAGACCGTCGTGACGCAGTACCAGACGACGCGTCACGTCGAGGAGGCCTTGTTCCGGTTGACCGAGGCCTACATGGCCATCGGCATCGTCGGCGAGGCACAGACCGCGGCAGCCGTGCTCGGGCACAATTTTCCCGATAGCCGCTGGTACAAGGATGCCTACGGTCTCGTGAAGTCCGGCGGCGTGGAGCCCGAGGAGAACAAGGGGTCCTATATCTCCAGGGCGTTCAAGAAGCTCGGGCTGGGCTGA
- the ftsZ gene encoding cell division protein FtsZ, translating into MALTITPPDIHELKPRITVFGVGGAGGNAVNNMITAGLQGVDFVVANTDAQALTMSKAQRIIQMGTQVTQGLGAGSQPDVGSAAAQEVIDEIRDHLSGANMVFVTAGMGGGTGTGAAPVIAKTAREMNILTVGVVTKPFHFEGARRMRTAESGIAELHKVVDTLLIIPNQNLFRVANEKTTFADAFAMADQVLYSGVACITDLMVKEGLINLDFADVRAVMREMGKAMMGTGEASGEKRALTAAEAAIANPLIDDSSMKGARGLLISITGGKDLTLFEVDEAATRIREEVDQDANIIVGATFDESLDGLIRVSVVATGIEQAQFNRNVTTSQPAAAVAPIAAAPTAPAGLPESRLADLTARLRADNQRLAERAAKLEQQASQAPAVAAPASAQMAPAQRPAPNLERDTLAAVAAAMASEPAPVQSASYGDVSVRPIAQKPSLFAEPEAQRAAPIEPAALPETFIPQAAERVPARAQRMPKFEELPMPAQAEIRQARGDEGEDHPQKTRMSLLQRLANVGLGRRDEDSEPPVSARTAGPAMPQMPPLPDRKPQRNVAQQMANHESPVSEYARRPAPQGLDVHGRPAPVAPAPQGDDHLDIPAFLRRQAT; encoded by the coding sequence ATGGCACTCACTATTACCCCTCCTGATATCCACGAGCTGAAACCCCGGATCACCGTATTCGGCGTCGGCGGCGCGGGCGGCAACGCGGTCAACAACATGATCACCGCCGGGCTGCAGGGCGTGGACTTCGTTGTCGCCAACACCGACGCGCAGGCGCTGACGATGTCGAAGGCCCAGCGCATCATCCAGATGGGCACGCAGGTGACCCAGGGCCTGGGCGCCGGATCGCAGCCGGACGTCGGCTCCGCGGCCGCGCAGGAGGTGATCGACGAGATCCGCGATCATCTCTCGGGCGCCAACATGGTGTTCGTGACCGCCGGCATGGGCGGCGGAACCGGCACGGGTGCAGCTCCCGTCATCGCCAAGACCGCGCGCGAGATGAACATCCTCACCGTGGGGGTCGTCACCAAGCCGTTCCACTTCGAGGGCGCGCGCCGGATGCGCACCGCCGAGTCGGGCATCGCCGAGCTGCACAAGGTCGTCGACACGCTGCTGATCATCCCGAACCAGAACCTGTTCCGGGTCGCCAACGAGAAGACCACCTTCGCCGACGCCTTCGCGATGGCCGACCAGGTGCTTTATTCCGGCGTCGCCTGCATCACCGACCTGATGGTCAAGGAAGGCCTGATCAATCTCGACTTCGCCGACGTGAGAGCGGTGATGAGAGAAATGGGCAAGGCGATGATGGGAACCGGCGAAGCTTCGGGCGAGAAGCGCGCCCTGACCGCCGCGGAGGCCGCCATCGCCAACCCGCTGATCGACGATTCCTCGATGAAGGGCGCCCGTGGCCTCTTGATCTCGATCACCGGCGGCAAGGATCTGACGCTGTTCGAGGTCGACGAAGCCGCGACCCGCATCCGCGAGGAGGTCGATCAGGACGCCAACATCATCGTCGGCGCAACGTTCGACGAATCGCTCGATGGCCTGATCCGGGTCTCGGTGGTCGCGACCGGAATCGAGCAGGCGCAGTTCAACCGGAACGTGACGACCTCACAGCCGGCGGCGGCTGTCGCCCCGATTGCCGCCGCCCCGACCGCTCCCGCGGGTCTTCCCGAAAGCCGCCTCGCCGACCTGACCGCACGCCTGCGCGCCGACAATCAGCGGCTGGCCGAACGTGCCGCCAAGCTCGAGCAGCAGGCGTCGCAGGCCCCGGCCGTCGCGGCACCTGCCTCCGCCCAGATGGCGCCTGCGCAGCGGCCGGCTCCGAATCTCGAACGCGATACGCTGGCCGCCGTGGCTGCTGCCATGGCGAGCGAGCCCGCGCCCGTGCAGTCGGCGTCGTATGGCGATGTGTCGGTGCGCCCGATCGCGCAAAAGCCGTCGCTGTTCGCTGAGCCCGAGGCCCAGCGCGCGGCTCCGATCGAACCCGCGGCGCTGCCGGAGACGTTCATCCCGCAGGCCGCCGAGCGCGTTCCGGCCCGCGCGCAGCGCATGCCGAAATTCGAGGAGCTGCCGATGCCGGCCCAGGCCGAGATTCGGCAGGCCAGGGGCGATGAAGGCGAGGACCATCCGCAGAAGACCCGGATGTCGCTGCTGCAGCGCTTGGCCAATGTCGGCCTTGGTCGCCGCGACGAGGACAGCGAACCGCCGGTGTCGGCGCGAACCGCCGGTCCGGCCATGCCGCAGATGCCCCCATTGCCGGATCGGAAGCCGCAGCGGAACGTTGCCCAGCAGATGGCAAACCACGAATCGCCGGTCTCGGAATATGCCCGCCGTCCTGCGCCCCAGGGTCTGGATGTCCACGGGCGCCCGGCGCCTGTGGCACCGGCGCCACAGGGCGATGATCATTTGGATATCCCGGCGTTCCTCCGCCGGCAGGCGACCTGA
- the recN gene encoding DNA repair protein RecN yields the protein MLARLSIRDIVLIERLDLEFSNGLAVLTGETGAGKSILLDAFALALGGRGDASLVRHGADQGQVTAVFEIGKEHPAARILADNGLDADGEMILRRVQYGDGRTRAFINDQSVSVQTLKGIGATLVEIHGQHDERALVDAATHRRLLDAFAGLEKDVAAVESLWAARRTATTALDEHRAGMERAAREADYLRHASDELKKLAPKEGEETQLAARRTAMMQGEKIAGDLRDAQDAVSGHQSPIAALAAAVRRLERRAVSSPALVDPAVKAIDSAINALEEADQHLTVALAATDFDPLELERIEERLFALRAAARKYSTPVDGLAALAAKYAADVVMIDAGAEQLKKLEAAAAAADARYAAAAAKLSAARTKAADKLNRAVQAELAPLKLERAKFMTQVDSDAEAPGPEGIDRVEFWVQTNPGTRPGPMMKVASGGELSRFLLALKVVLSDRGSAPTLVFDEIDTGVGGAVADAIGARLARLAHRVQVMAVTHAPQVAARADQHLLISKDALDRGKRVVTRVNTLATLHRREEIARMLAGAEVTAEARAAADRLLEAAAA from the coding sequence ATGCTGGCGCGACTGTCGATCCGTGACATCGTCCTGATCGAACGACTCGATCTCGAGTTTTCCAATGGGCTTGCGGTGCTGACCGGCGAGACCGGTGCCGGCAAGTCGATCCTGCTCGATGCCTTCGCGCTCGCTCTCGGCGGACGTGGTGACGCCAGCCTGGTGCGCCATGGGGCCGACCAGGGCCAGGTCACGGCCGTGTTCGAGATCGGCAAGGAGCATCCGGCGGCGCGCATCCTGGCGGACAACGGCCTGGATGCCGACGGCGAGATGATCCTGCGCCGCGTCCAGTATGGCGACGGCCGCACCCGCGCCTTCATCAACGACCAGTCCGTCAGCGTGCAGACGCTGAAGGGGATCGGCGCCACGCTGGTCGAGATCCATGGCCAGCATGACGAGCGCGCGCTGGTCGACGCCGCCACCCACCGTCGGCTGCTCGATGCCTTTGCGGGCCTGGAAAAGGATGTCGCAGCGGTCGAGTCGCTGTGGGCCGCGCGCCGGACCGCCACCACCGCGCTGGACGAGCATCGTGCCGGCATGGAGCGCGCCGCGCGGGAGGCCGACTATCTGCGCCATGCCTCGGACGAGCTGAAGAAGCTGGCTCCCAAGGAGGGCGAGGAGACCCAGCTCGCCGCCCGGCGCACCGCGATGATGCAGGGCGAGAAGATCGCGGGCGATCTCCGCGACGCCCAGGACGCGGTCAGCGGGCATCAGTCGCCGATCGCCGCGCTCGCCGCGGCGGTGCGCCGGCTGGAGCGCCGCGCGGTCAGCTCGCCCGCGCTGGTCGATCCGGCGGTGAAGGCGATCGATTCGGCGATCAACGCTCTGGAAGAGGCCGACCAGCATCTGACGGTGGCGCTCGCGGCCACCGACTTCGATCCCCTAGAGCTGGAGCGCATCGAGGAACGGCTGTTCGCGCTGCGCGCCGCTGCGCGCAAATACTCGACGCCTGTCGATGGGCTGGCGGCGCTGGCTGCCAAATATGCCGCCGATGTCGTCATGATCGATGCCGGCGCCGAGCAACTGAAGAAGCTCGAGGCAGCGGCTGCGGCGGCGGATGCGCGCTATGCCGCGGCGGCGGCCAAGCTGTCGGCGGCGCGGACCAAGGCCGCGGACAAGCTGAACCGGGCCGTCCAGGCCGAGCTCGCCCCGCTCAAGCTGGAACGCGCCAAGTTCATGACCCAGGTCGACAGTGACGCGGAGGCGCCGGGGCCCGAAGGCATCGACCGCGTCGAATTCTGGGTCCAGACCAATCCCGGCACGCGGCCCGGTCCGATGATGAAGGTTGCCTCCGGCGGTGAGCTGTCGCGGTTCCTGCTGGCGTTGAAGGTCGTGCTGTCCGATCGCGGCTCGGCCCCGACGCTGGTGTTCGACGAGATCGACACGGGTGTCGGCGGTGCGGTCGCGGATGCCATCGGCGCCCGGCTGGCGCGGCTCGCGCACCGGGTCCAGGTGATGGCGGTGACGCATGCGCCGCAGGTTGCGGCAAGGGCGGACCAGCATCTCTTGATCTCGAAGGATGCGCTCGATCGTGGTAAGCGAGTCGTGACCCGGGTCAATACGCTCGCCACCCTGCACCGCCGCGAGGAGATCGCGCGCATGCTGGCCGGCGCCGAGGTCACCGCCGAGGCCCGCGCCGCCGCCGACCGGCTGCTGGAGGCCGCTGCGGCGTAG
- the lpxC gene encoding UDP-3-O-acyl-N-acetylglucosamine deacetylase, with amino-acid sequence MKFSRQTTLRSQATVSGVGVHSGAPVNLTIGPAPIDAGIVFVRTGLDGADREVQATFGSVIATELATVLGDRNGPLVSTAEHVLAALRGMGIDNALIEVDGPEVPIMDGSAAPFVAAIEQAGVMSQSAARRYIQVLKPVQVAMGASFGELRPNSTGFHVEVEIDFSNPVIGRQAYHFELVPERFRREIARARTFGCMSDVSRLWSAGFALGSSFENTLVFDEDRLLNPEGLRYADECARHKVLDAIGDLALAGLPMLGTYRSVRGGHKLNHAVLTALMADRTAWRVIEGETVRRPRVAAEVAGGMVGGMIAPAFGPDVS; translated from the coding sequence ATGAAATTCAGCCGGCAAACAACGCTTCGTTCGCAAGCCACCGTCAGCGGTGTAGGTGTTCACTCCGGCGCTCCCGTCAATCTGACCATCGGCCCCGCGCCGATCGATGCTGGCATCGTCTTTGTCCGGACCGGGCTCGATGGGGCCGACCGCGAGGTCCAGGCGACCTTCGGTTCGGTCATCGCCACCGAACTCGCGACTGTCCTCGGTGACCGCAACGGTCCGTTGGTGTCGACCGCCGAGCATGTTCTGGCCGCGTTGCGTGGCATGGGGATCGACAACGCTCTGATCGAGGTCGATGGTCCCGAAGTTCCGATCATGGATGGCAGTGCCGCACCGTTCGTGGCTGCGATCGAACAGGCCGGTGTGATGTCGCAGTCGGCGGCGCGCCGCTACATCCAGGTGCTGAAGCCGGTTCAGGTCGCGATGGGCGCCTCGTTCGGCGAGTTGCGTCCAAACAGCACGGGTTTCCACGTCGAGGTCGAGATCGACTTCAGCAACCCGGTGATCGGTCGCCAAGCCTACCATTTCGAGCTCGTTCCCGAGCGGTTCCGCCGCGAGATCGCCCGCGCCCGTACGTTCGGCTGCATGAGCGACGTCTCGCGTCTGTGGAGCGCGGGTTTCGCGCTGGGGTCCTCGTTCGAGAACACGCTGGTGTTCGACGAGGATCGTCTGCTCAATCCCGAAGGCCTCCGCTACGCCGACGAATGCGCCCGTCACAAGGTGCTGGACGCGATTGGTGATCTGGCCCTGGCCGGTCTCCCGATGCTCGGAACCTACCGGTCGGTGCGTGGCGGTCACAAGCTGAACCATGCGGTCCTGACCGCGCTGATGGCTGATCGCACCGCTTGGCGGGTGATCGAGGGTGAGACGGTGCGTCGTCCCCGCGTCGCAGCCGAGGTTGCCGGCGGCATGGTCGGAGGCATGATCGCCCCGGCGTTCGGTCCGGACGTGTCCTGA
- the murB gene encoding UDP-N-acetylmuramate dehydrogenase, with the protein MSFPDLTPDLKAAMPELRGRLLANEGLAPLTWFRVGGPAQVLFTPADADDLAYFLQRLPTDLPVYVVGVGSNMIVRDGGVPGVVIRLAPRAFGEVKAEGDIITAGTAALDKRVAEVAASANLSGLEFLFGIPGTIGGALRMNAGANGGETKDILIEAIAVDRRGETHRFNNADMKFTYRASGADPSLIFTAARFRGTPSAPEAIRSRMAEVQAHRENAQPIREKTGGSTFKNPPGHSAWKLVDAAGCRGLKVGGAQVSEMHCNFLINTGNATAHDIEMLGETVRERVRATSGIELQWEIKRLGLKAN; encoded by the coding sequence GTGAGCTTCCCCGACCTCACGCCCGATCTCAAAGCCGCGATGCCGGAGTTGCGCGGGCGGCTGCTTGCCAATGAGGGTCTGGCGCCGCTCACCTGGTTCCGCGTCGGCGGTCCGGCGCAGGTGCTGTTTACCCCCGCAGATGCCGACGACCTCGCTTACTTTCTGCAGCGGCTTCCGACCGATCTGCCGGTCTATGTCGTTGGTGTCGGCTCCAATATGATTGTGCGCGATGGCGGCGTGCCGGGCGTCGTGATCCGGCTGGCGCCGCGTGCCTTCGGTGAGGTCAAAGCAGAGGGTGATATCATCACCGCCGGCACCGCCGCGCTGGACAAGCGCGTGGCCGAGGTCGCGGCTTCCGCGAACCTGTCCGGGCTCGAATTCCTGTTCGGCATCCCCGGAACGATCGGCGGGGCGCTGCGCATGAATGCCGGCGCCAATGGCGGTGAGACCAAGGATATTCTGATCGAGGCGATTGCGGTCGACCGTCGGGGCGAGACGCATCGTTTCAACAATGCCGACATGAAGTTCACCTATCGCGCGAGCGGTGCCGATCCGTCGCTGATCTTCACCGCGGCGCGCTTTCGCGGCACGCCGTCGGCACCCGAGGCGATCCGGTCGCGCATGGCCGAGGTGCAGGCGCATCGGGAAAATGCACAGCCCATCCGCGAGAAGACCGGCGGCTCGACGTTCAAGAACCCGCCGGGACATTCGGCCTGGAAGCTGGTCGATGCCGCCGGCTGCCGTGGCCTCAAGGTCGGCGGCGCGCAGGTCTCCGAGATGCACTGCAACTTCCTGATCAACACCGGCAACGCCACGGCCCATGACATCGAGATGCTCGGCGAGACCGTGCGCGAGCGGGTCAGGGCGACGTCGGGCATCGAATTGCAGTGGGAGATCAAACGCCTTGGACTCAAGGCGAACTGA